In Mycolicibacterium alvei, a single window of DNA contains:
- a CDS encoding SDR family oxidoreductase, translating into MKQALVIGAAGDVGRGVTGTFAAAGWQVFGAGRSAENLRDVSNEVRRQTPDARLSTLVGDLATETSTRDLADTAGVDQLDAVVTAIGAPWPAKPLAQCTFDGIADYFDRYLRLHFNAAKVLLPLLKPNAVYLAIGGGMADVVFPNMAPMSMAQAAQRSLIRGFAKESRGSGVHIRELMIASNVNGRSTRDVAKPDWLTDQEIGRQAVEIASDIDAFPATVVTMSPQDRVPS; encoded by the coding sequence GTGAAGCAGGCACTTGTTATCGGCGCAGCGGGAGATGTCGGCCGGGGTGTCACGGGCACGTTTGCGGCGGCCGGCTGGCAGGTATTTGGCGCCGGCCGTTCGGCGGAAAATCTCCGCGACGTGAGCAACGAGGTTCGCCGACAGACCCCGGACGCGCGACTGTCCACACTTGTCGGCGATTTGGCGACCGAAACCAGTACCCGAGACCTGGCCGACACCGCCGGCGTTGACCAGCTCGACGCCGTGGTGACCGCGATAGGCGCACCATGGCCTGCCAAACCCCTCGCCCAATGCACCTTTGACGGCATCGCCGACTACTTTGATCGCTACTTGCGGTTGCACTTCAACGCCGCGAAAGTGCTCCTCCCACTGCTGAAGCCGAATGCGGTATACCTGGCGATCGGTGGCGGAATGGCCGACGTCGTATTCCCAAACATGGCCCCGATGTCGATGGCCCAGGCAGCCCAGCGATCCCTGATCCGCGGCTTCGCCAAGGAATCCCGCGGATCCGGCGTGCACATCCGTGAGCTGATGATCGCCTCCAACGTCAACGGCCGATCGACACGCGACGTAGCCAAGCCGGACTGGCTCACGGATCAGGAAATCGGACGCCAGGCTGTGGAAATTGCTTCCGATATCGACGCGTTTCCCGCAACGGTCGTTACCATGTCCCCGCAAGATCGCGTGCCCTCCTGA
- a CDS encoding enoyl-CoA hydratase/isomerase family protein: MPNPFEPELLIEAHGAVRVVTLNRPEALNATNEALHGALQAVWGHLAQDADARAVVLTGAGRAFSAGGDFEHFVELWDDRPRRRREIDGARRLLTEMVDFPLPVVAAVNGPAVGLGCNLAVLSDIVLIAESAYISDPHVSVGLTAADGGAPTWPLLMSMLRAKEYLLTSERIPAEQAVALGLANRVVPDAELLKQALAVAQKIASLPPQAVQSTKRALNMHIKRAVAGVLEYALSEEFDSFETVEHQALVTSFLQRAKAKATQAKSPS, translated from the coding sequence ATGCCAAATCCTTTCGAGCCCGAGTTGCTCATTGAGGCTCACGGCGCGGTGCGCGTCGTCACACTGAACCGGCCGGAGGCGCTCAACGCCACGAACGAGGCGCTGCACGGTGCTTTGCAGGCGGTGTGGGGCCACCTGGCCCAAGATGCCGATGCCCGCGCGGTCGTGCTCACGGGGGCCGGTCGGGCATTCAGCGCTGGCGGCGATTTCGAACACTTTGTGGAGTTGTGGGATGACCGACCGCGGCGTCGGCGGGAGATCGACGGGGCGCGGCGGCTGTTGACTGAGATGGTGGACTTCCCGTTGCCGGTGGTCGCCGCGGTCAATGGTCCGGCGGTCGGGTTGGGCTGCAATCTGGCGGTGCTCAGCGACATCGTGCTCATCGCGGAGAGCGCCTACATTTCCGACCCGCATGTCAGTGTTGGGCTGACCGCCGCCGACGGCGGGGCGCCGACGTGGCCGCTGTTGATGAGCATGCTGCGTGCCAAGGAGTACCTGCTGACCAGCGAGCGGATCCCCGCCGAACAGGCCGTCGCGCTCGGCCTGGCCAACCGGGTGGTCCCCGATGCCGAGCTCTTGAAGCAGGCCCTGGCGGTCGCGCAGAAAATTGCCAGTCTGCCGCCCCAAGCAGTGCAGAGCACCAAACGAGCCTTGAATATGCACATCAAACGCGCCGTGGCGGGGGTGCTGGAGTACGCGCTGTCCGAGGAATTCGACTCGTTCGAAACCGTGGAACATCAGGCGTTGGTCACCAGCTTCCTGCAGCGTGCGAAAGCCAAGGCAACGCAGGCAAAGTCGCCGTCATGA
- a CDS encoding amidohydrolase family protein — MDKFTDAPIFDADQHMYETPDALTKHLPERFRKAVQFVQIGRHTRISILGKITDFIPNPTFDRVAAPGAHEKFYAGDNPEGLSLREMTGEPIDSIPAFRNPAARIEMMNAHGVDEALVYPTLANLVEHSAAEDPELVVAIIHALNQWMLETWGYTYDNRLYMTPVITAALVDDARRELEYVLDNGAKAVLMKPAPVKGYRGWRSPALPEFDPFWSDVEQAGIPVVLHASQPPLDSYVSRWEPAGSGSFFEMGAFRWMVLGHREISDMVVSLICHGTLTRFPKLRIASVENGSAWIRQLFEDFESMYAKMPQAFDEHPLEVFRRNIWVSPFWEGSVEDVVSRVGWDRVLFGSDYPHPEGLAEPKDYYRYAEGMDAQRTRDFMGDNARRLLGIPVRNPQPVHNLTTA; from the coding sequence GTGGATAAGTTCACCGACGCCCCGATTTTCGATGCCGACCAGCACATGTACGAGACACCGGATGCGCTGACCAAGCACCTGCCCGAACGGTTCCGCAAGGCGGTGCAATTCGTCCAGATTGGGCGGCACACCCGGATCTCCATTCTCGGTAAGATCACCGACTTCATCCCGAACCCCACGTTCGATCGCGTCGCAGCGCCCGGCGCGCACGAGAAGTTCTATGCCGGAGACAACCCCGAAGGGCTGAGCCTGCGGGAGATGACCGGCGAACCGATCGATTCCATCCCGGCATTCCGCAACCCCGCCGCCCGGATTGAAATGATGAATGCCCACGGCGTGGACGAAGCGCTGGTCTACCCGACGCTGGCCAACCTCGTCGAGCATTCCGCAGCCGAAGATCCCGAACTGGTCGTCGCGATAATCCACGCGCTCAACCAGTGGATGCTCGAAACCTGGGGCTACACCTACGACAATCGGCTCTACATGACCCCGGTCATCACCGCGGCCCTGGTCGATGACGCCCGCCGCGAGCTGGAGTACGTGCTGGACAACGGGGCCAAGGCGGTGTTGATGAAGCCGGCGCCGGTCAAGGGCTACCGGGGTTGGCGCTCGCCGGCGCTGCCCGAGTTTGACCCGTTCTGGAGCGATGTCGAGCAGGCCGGCATCCCGGTCGTGCTGCACGCCAGCCAACCCCCACTGGATAGCTACGTCAGCCGGTGGGAGCCGGCAGGCTCGGGCAGCTTCTTCGAGATGGGCGCCTTCCGGTGGATGGTGCTGGGCCACCGCGAGATCTCCGACATGGTCGTCAGTCTCATCTGCCATGGCACCTTGACCCGCTTCCCGAAACTGCGGATCGCCAGTGTCGAGAATGGCAGCGCCTGGATCCGTCAGCTGTTCGAGGACTTCGAGAGCATGTACGCCAAGATGCCCCAAGCCTTCGACGAACACCCCTTGGAGGTGTTCCGCCGCAACATCTGGGTCAGCCCCTTCTGGGAAGGCTCCGTCGAAGACGTCGTCAGCCGCGTCGGCTGGGACAGAGTGCTCTTCGGCTCCGACTACCCACACCCCGAAGGACTCGCCGAACCCAAGGATTACTACCGGTACGCCGAAGGCATGGACGCGCAACGCACCCGAGACTTCATGGGCGACAACGCCCGCCGACTCCTCGGCATCCCGGTCCGAAACCCACAACCCGTCCACAACTTAACAACCGCCTGA
- a CDS encoding thiolase family protein, protein MAEAVIVEAVRSPVGKRNGALSGVHPSELSAQVLNALVQRAGIDPALVDDVIWGCVMQVGEQALDIARTAVLTAGWPETVPGVTVDRQCGSSQQSLHFAVAGVVAGHYDVVVAGGVESMSRTPMGSSLANGGHPHPEPFRARYRQTPNQGTGAEMIAQKWGLSRTQLDEFSLRSHEKAAAAQDSGAFKDQIVGIKDEDGNVVLEDGGIRRGGTVESMAAIKPAFKENGVIHAGNSSQISDGSAALLITSAQKAKELGLKPIAKVHTAVLAGADPVIMLTAPIPATQKALAKSGLSVDAIGAFEVNEAFASVPLAWLKEIGANESTLNPNGGAIALGHPLGGSGARILTTLLYHMRDNNIQYGLQTMCEGGGQANATILELL, encoded by the coding sequence ATGGCTGAAGCGGTCATCGTTGAGGCGGTGCGCTCGCCAGTAGGTAAGCGCAACGGCGCCCTGTCGGGGGTGCACCCGTCGGAGCTGTCGGCGCAGGTGCTAAATGCTCTGGTGCAACGCGCCGGCATCGATCCCGCCCTCGTTGACGATGTGATCTGGGGCTGCGTTATGCAGGTCGGTGAGCAGGCCCTCGATATCGCCCGCACTGCCGTGCTGACCGCTGGCTGGCCTGAGACCGTGCCTGGTGTCACCGTCGACCGACAGTGCGGTTCAAGCCAGCAGTCGCTGCATTTCGCCGTCGCCGGTGTGGTGGCCGGCCACTATGACGTCGTGGTCGCCGGTGGCGTTGAGTCGATGTCGCGTACCCCGATGGGCTCGTCGCTGGCCAACGGTGGACATCCACACCCGGAGCCCTTCCGCGCCCGCTATCGCCAGACCCCCAACCAGGGCACCGGCGCCGAAATGATCGCTCAGAAGTGGGGGCTGTCGCGCACCCAGCTCGACGAGTTCTCGCTGCGATCGCATGAAAAGGCTGCTGCCGCACAGGATTCTGGTGCCTTCAAGGACCAGATCGTTGGTATCAAGGACGAGGACGGCAACGTCGTGCTGGAGGACGGTGGTATCCGCCGCGGCGGCACTGTCGAGTCCATGGCCGCCATCAAGCCCGCTTTCAAGGAGAACGGTGTCATCCACGCGGGTAACTCCAGCCAGATCTCCGACGGCTCGGCGGCGTTATTGATTACCTCGGCGCAGAAGGCAAAAGAGCTTGGGCTCAAGCCGATTGCTAAGGTGCACACTGCGGTGCTAGCCGGCGCCGACCCGGTCATCATGCTGACCGCGCCGATCCCGGCCACCCAGAAGGCACTGGCCAAGTCCGGCCTCAGCGTCGATGCGATCGGCGCGTTCGAGGTCAACGAGGCGTTCGCTTCGGTGCCGCTGGCGTGGCTGAAGGAGATCGGCGCCAACGAGAGCACGCTCAACCCCAACGGCGGCGCCATCGCCCTCGGCCACCCGCTCGGTGGGTCTGGCGCGCGCATCCTCACCACGCTGCTTTACCATATGCGGGACAACAACATTCAGTACGGCCTGCAGACCATGTGTGAGGGTGGCGGCCAGGCCAACGCGACCATACTGGAACTGCTATAG
- a CDS encoding acyl-CoA dehydrogenase family protein: MNARTGAGFDAATRAEITESLRQMFDRRSAGQDLAPLLANLGWAEVLAEDPAAALTALFTEHGRALANSRALDDVVLAELPASVAVGRRRAVIYPHPLDGQFSMSRNQPLRGLALGPLDGTQDAVIPTTLDGGAVALLLVRTDELTLSEDPIRGFDNALGWRTVTGPYPARADAVPAGTTWDRAVAAGRRALAAEILGVCEAALELVLAHATARVQFSRPIGSFQAVRHRLAEGYVAMAGARSVLDNAYAVMGSDGAPWAALVAKMRAGQAQAVLMRHAVQVSGAIGLTGESDIHRYVERAAALDALLGGHQALTEVIGSAVLDSQEIDAAFELL; the protein is encoded by the coding sequence GTGAACGCCCGCACGGGTGCAGGTTTCGACGCCGCAACACGCGCCGAGATCACCGAATCACTGCGGCAGATGTTCGATCGGCGCAGTGCCGGACAGGATCTGGCACCGCTGCTCGCCAACCTGGGGTGGGCTGAGGTTCTTGCCGAGGATCCTGCCGCCGCGCTCACCGCGCTGTTCACCGAACACGGTCGGGCACTGGCTAACTCGAGGGCCCTCGATGACGTGGTCCTCGCCGAGCTGCCCGCATCCGTCGCCGTTGGCCGCCGCCGCGCCGTCATCTACCCGCATCCTTTGGACGGGCAGTTCAGTATGAGCCGGAACCAACCCCTGCGCGGGTTGGCGCTAGGGCCTCTCGACGGCACACAGGACGCAGTGATTCCGACGACACTTGACGGCGGCGCGGTCGCGCTCCTGCTGGTGCGGACCGACGAGTTGACGCTGTCAGAGGACCCGATCCGAGGCTTCGACAACGCACTCGGATGGCGGACGGTGACCGGTCCGTACCCGGCGCGTGCAGACGCGGTTCCGGCGGGCACGACATGGGATCGTGCGGTGGCGGCCGGACGGCGTGCGCTCGCAGCCGAGATCCTCGGAGTATGTGAGGCCGCGTTGGAACTGGTGCTCGCACACGCGACCGCCCGGGTCCAGTTCAGTCGGCCGATCGGCTCATTTCAGGCGGTCCGCCACCGACTCGCCGAAGGCTACGTCGCCATGGCTGGTGCCCGGTCGGTGCTCGACAACGCCTACGCCGTTATGGGCAGTGACGGTGCCCCATGGGCGGCACTCGTCGCCAAGATGCGCGCCGGCCAGGCCCAAGCCGTCCTGATGCGCCACGCCGTTCAGGTGTCCGGGGCGATCGGCCTGACTGGGGAAAGTGACATCCACCGCTACGTCGAGCGGGCCGCGGCCCTGGACGCGCTGCTCGGGGGACACCAGGCGTTGACCGAAGTGATCGGCAGTGCGGTGCTCGACAGCCAGGAAATCGACGCGGCATTCGAGCTGCTATGA
- a CDS encoding TniQ family protein translates to MRCGNTVASRTLLWKLKQRRSTGHRTSIGGLPIAHNIGLLPTRLELGNDEALDSYLERLAVGNGLDAAQMLRLITTPSDERSPSGAFMMIRPDPSMVNRISQLGGIAHGHIESATLIRYSDGLPIHLDGFDPLIRDSFRNVVAQGWFPQTGTQVCPHCLEQSGQWHLHWRLPLVTMCSVHNTMLVARCDGCGERFRVRRYSPLRPNLGPHQSCGNQLGLRQHCDHSVLDHSTEDAEPDLRQATAVVARALLGGSIDMLGQRTDARTYLAELRHIATLLLHLATRPTATAVVPWAHELQAEATSRRSELRGPRWGISPPNSARIRGAALGAAHEILMRADLAEAAAALSPWLVLIADVPNGPHSWAMNRTVRTPTTQALIGAASQRHRISRRINKTATATMDETRLPLSAIPQTIDPDTYSAHFAGMLGGYESTGRLYVSLCIVRSVAGLSNWSEAAESLGLEADLGRRTARAASARMRVPPAVFEAAVHATRRSMSRVTDFRRREAAVCDLAANHELWFYHWCSSVTPRRRAVTLPHAITWMWCTVAQGLVETSPVWKGELPSRHWKAAHRVFSDSLPATAGQQLRTMAVRGVASD, encoded by the coding sequence TTGCGCTGCGGCAATACCGTTGCGAGCAGAACACTCTTATGGAAGCTGAAGCAGCGCCGATCCACCGGCCACAGAACCTCGATCGGTGGCCTCCCCATAGCGCATAACATCGGGCTGCTGCCTACCCGTCTGGAACTCGGCAACGACGAGGCACTAGACAGTTATCTCGAACGACTTGCCGTCGGCAACGGTCTTGATGCCGCACAAATGCTGCGGCTCATCACCACGCCATCAGACGAGCGCAGCCCATCTGGAGCCTTCATGATGATCAGACCGGATCCGTCGATGGTGAACCGAATCAGCCAGCTCGGCGGAATCGCCCACGGCCACATCGAGAGCGCAACTCTCATTAGATATTCCGACGGCCTCCCTATCCACTTGGATGGCTTTGACCCGCTCATCCGCGACAGCTTCCGCAACGTGGTGGCCCAAGGCTGGTTCCCCCAAACTGGCACCCAGGTGTGTCCACATTGCTTGGAGCAGAGTGGTCAATGGCACCTGCACTGGCGACTCCCATTGGTGACCATGTGTTCCGTGCATAACACGATGCTGGTAGCCCGGTGCGACGGATGCGGCGAGAGATTCCGCGTTCGCCGGTACTCGCCTCTACGACCGAACCTCGGCCCGCACCAGTCATGTGGCAATCAACTCGGCCTACGCCAGCACTGTGACCACTCGGTGCTGGACCATTCGACCGAGGACGCCGAGCCTGACCTCAGGCAGGCAACCGCTGTTGTCGCACGCGCACTTCTAGGCGGTTCGATTGACATGCTTGGGCAGCGAACGGATGCGAGAACATACCTCGCCGAACTGAGGCACATCGCGACGCTGCTCCTGCACCTCGCGACGCGCCCAACTGCAACTGCGGTAGTGCCTTGGGCCCATGAACTTCAAGCCGAAGCGACCTCCCGAAGGTCGGAGTTGCGTGGACCGCGGTGGGGGATCAGCCCGCCCAATAGTGCCCGAATCCGCGGTGCCGCCCTTGGCGCTGCTCACGAAATCCTGATGCGCGCCGACCTTGCAGAGGCCGCGGCCGCACTGTCGCCGTGGCTGGTGCTGATAGCCGATGTCCCCAATGGGCCGCACAGCTGGGCTATGAACAGGACGGTTCGAACCCCAACGACACAAGCGCTAATAGGGGCCGCATCCCAACGACACCGCATCAGCAGGCGAATCAACAAGACGGCCACGGCCACTATGGACGAGACGCGCCTACCCTTGTCGGCGATACCGCAGACGATCGATCCCGATACCTACAGCGCACATTTCGCCGGCATGCTCGGCGGCTACGAGTCGACAGGGCGACTGTACGTGTCACTGTGCATCGTCAGATCGGTTGCAGGATTAAGCAATTGGTCAGAAGCTGCCGAATCCCTCGGCCTAGAGGCGGATTTGGGACGACGGACCGCGCGGGCGGCAAGCGCCAGAATGCGGGTCCCTCCAGCGGTGTTCGAGGCCGCCGTCCACGCCACTAGACGGTCAATGTCTCGTGTCACGGACTTCCGCCGACGAGAAGCCGCCGTGTGCGACCTGGCCGCGAACCACGAATTATGGTTCTACCATTGGTGCAGCTCGGTGACGCCGAGACGTCGAGCCGTTACCCTGCCCCACGCCATTACATGGATGTGGTGCACTGTCGCGCAGGGCCTCGTGGAGACAAGCCCAGTGTGGAAAGGCGAACTCCCAAGCCGACATTGGAAGGCGGCCCACCGTGTATTCAGCGACTCGTTGCCCGCCACCGCCGGGCAGCAACTCCGAACCATGGCCGTACGGGGTGTCGCTTCCGATTGA
- a CDS encoding aldehyde dehydrogenase family protein has protein sequence MTALPVAATTVQFHPETRLFIDGHLREAAGGRTADNLNPSTEEVLGIAADADAQDMDAAIAAARRAFDTTDWSTNHDFRQHCLMQLHNALQLEKEDMRAELVAEAGAPVGMTYIAQLDWPLTDAIRWPAQYISEFTWERQLDEAALMGVPYQRVVVKEAMGVVGAITPWNFPTEIISNKVGQILATGNTMVLKAPIETPWSALRWGRVIAEKTDIPAGVFNVVTASDNAVAQRLLTDPRVDMISFTGSTVVGELIQRLTAPTMKRNLLELGGKSVYLLLEDAALAETVPGCIGALMHSGQGCALMTRMLVPRKHYDEAVELATAAFGAVTVGDPSDPVNFCGPLVSAKQRDRVISYIEVAQQQGARVTVGGGKPDGLDRGYFVSPTILADVAPDHRVFKEEIFGPVITITPYDGGDDGAVAMANDSMYGLAGTVLGDPDRAMAVARRIRSGSINVNGAIFYGADAPFGGYKMSGIGRQNGLEGFEQHLQTKVIAY, from the coding sequence ATGACAGCTTTGCCAGTCGCCGCCACTACTGTCCAATTCCACCCCGAGACCAGGCTGTTCATTGACGGCCACCTGCGGGAGGCGGCCGGCGGCCGGACTGCGGACAACCTGAACCCGTCCACCGAAGAGGTCCTCGGTATAGCGGCCGATGCCGACGCCCAGGACATGGATGCGGCGATCGCAGCCGCGCGACGCGCGTTCGATACCACCGACTGGTCGACCAACCACGATTTCCGCCAGCATTGCCTGATGCAGTTGCATAACGCGCTGCAGCTGGAGAAGGAGGACATGCGGGCCGAATTGGTTGCCGAAGCGGGCGCCCCTGTGGGCATGACCTACATCGCGCAATTGGACTGGCCGCTGACCGATGCGATCCGCTGGCCCGCTCAGTACATTTCCGAGTTCACCTGGGAGCGCCAACTCGACGAGGCCGCGTTGATGGGTGTGCCATACCAGCGCGTCGTGGTCAAGGAAGCCATGGGTGTCGTCGGCGCCATCACACCGTGGAACTTCCCCACTGAGATCATCAGCAACAAGGTGGGCCAAATCCTGGCCACCGGGAACACGATGGTGCTCAAGGCCCCGATCGAGACGCCATGGAGCGCACTGCGGTGGGGTCGCGTCATCGCCGAGAAGACCGACATCCCCGCCGGCGTGTTTAACGTCGTCACCGCGTCGGACAACGCGGTCGCTCAGCGTCTGCTTACTGATCCGCGGGTCGATATGATCTCGTTCACTGGTTCGACCGTGGTCGGCGAACTGATCCAGCGACTCACCGCGCCGACAATGAAGCGCAACCTGCTAGAGCTGGGCGGCAAATCTGTCTATCTGTTGCTCGAGGACGCCGCGTTGGCCGAGACCGTGCCTGGATGCATTGGCGCGCTTATGCACTCGGGTCAGGGCTGCGCATTGATGACCAGGATGCTGGTGCCGCGCAAGCACTATGACGAAGCCGTCGAATTGGCCACGGCGGCTTTCGGCGCGGTGACTGTCGGCGACCCAAGCGACCCGGTTAACTTCTGTGGGCCGCTGGTGTCGGCCAAGCAGCGTGACCGCGTGATCAGCTACATCGAGGTTGCCCAACAACAGGGCGCCAGGGTCACCGTCGGCGGAGGCAAGCCCGACGGTTTAGATCGCGGATATTTCGTCTCCCCAACGATTCTCGCTGATGTCGCCCCCGATCACCGAGTATTCAAGGAGGAGATCTTCGGCCCCGTGATCACGATCACGCCCTACGACGGCGGAGACGACGGCGCCGTCGCGATGGCCAACGACTCTATGTACGGGCTGGCGGGCACCGTCCTTGGCGACCCCGACCGTGCGATGGCTGTCGCCCGACGCATTCGCAGCGGATCGATCAACGTCAACGGCGCCATCTTCTACGGTGCCGACGCACCGTTCGGTGGCTACAAGATGAGCGGCATCGGCAGGCAGAACGGACTCGAGGGATTCGAACAGCATCTACAGACCAAAGTCATCGCGTACTAA
- a CDS encoding acyl-CoA dehydrogenase family protein, producing MTTGSPIVAEQSIFTDDLWAYRHAVRSYITAEPALQRWCGTHYRSTEEHMSEHAALMAQLFASGWSRYGWPQAAGGFGGDERHRAVLYDELSAAGVDVPEQQMLLETLGPAVLRFAPALASEFLPAYLSGEEWWSQSFSEPDAGSDLAGLRCRARRDGDTYVVSGQKIWTSHGATARRLICLLRTGTLESRHRGLTMIMVDTDTPGVSIRPIALASGQNELSEVFFDDAVVPASRLVGAEGQGWQVAMFLLQFERAMYAWLSATVAARKLRELRETLAELPDGGVRRLGECYADIVTLKARSAQTVRRLAAGEAVGPEASVDKILLATAETGLHDLARDLLPHEFLFGDGPVAGHWRDDWWYSRASTIMGGSAEVQRGIIADRVLGLPKETSS from the coding sequence ATGACAACTGGTTCGCCGATCGTCGCCGAGCAGTCGATCTTCACCGATGACTTGTGGGCCTACCGGCACGCGGTGCGCAGCTACATCACCGCCGAGCCGGCATTGCAGCGGTGGTGCGGGACTCACTATCGCTCGACCGAAGAACACATGTCCGAGCATGCGGCACTGATGGCGCAGCTCTTTGCTAGCGGCTGGAGCCGGTACGGGTGGCCGCAAGCGGCCGGCGGTTTCGGTGGCGATGAGCGTCACCGTGCGGTGCTCTACGACGAACTCAGCGCGGCCGGGGTCGACGTGCCCGAGCAGCAGATGTTGCTGGAGACGCTGGGACCGGCGGTGCTGCGTTTCGCCCCGGCGTTGGCGTCCGAGTTCCTGCCGGCCTATCTTTCCGGCGAGGAATGGTGGTCGCAGTCATTCTCTGAGCCTGACGCTGGCAGTGACCTCGCCGGGCTGCGCTGCCGCGCGCGCCGCGACGGCGACACCTACGTCGTGTCCGGTCAAAAGATCTGGACCAGCCATGGCGCCACTGCCCGCCGCCTGATCTGCCTTTTGCGGACCGGCACATTGGAGAGTCGCCACCGTGGCCTGACGATGATCATGGTCGACACCGATACCCCTGGCGTCTCGATCCGCCCGATCGCATTGGCGAGCGGGCAGAACGAGCTGTCCGAAGTGTTTTTCGACGACGCCGTAGTGCCTGCGTCACGGCTGGTCGGTGCCGAGGGTCAAGGCTGGCAGGTCGCGATGTTCCTGTTGCAGTTCGAACGCGCGATGTATGCCTGGCTCAGCGCCACTGTCGCCGCCCGCAAGCTGCGAGAGCTGCGGGAGACCCTGGCGGAACTGCCGGACGGCGGTGTGCGCCGACTGGGCGAGTGTTACGCCGACATTGTCACCCTCAAGGCACGCAGCGCCCAAACCGTACGCCGGCTCGCCGCGGGTGAAGCGGTGGGGCCGGAGGCCAGCGTGGACAAGATCTTGTTGGCGACCGCGGAGACCGGGCTACACGACTTGGCGCGTGATTTGTTGCCCCACGAGTTCCTGTTTGGCGACGGACCCGTGGCGGGACACTGGCGCGACGACTGGTGGTACAGCAGAGCCTCGACCATCATGGGAGGGTCCGCTGAGGTTCAGCGCGGCATCATCGCAGATCGCGTTCTTGGACTTCCCAAGGAGACGAGCTCGTGA
- a CDS encoding FadR/GntR family transcriptional regulator yields the protein MLIGGEIAEGTMLPPEPALMEHYGVSRPTLREAFRVLESESLIQMCRGRSGGARVTRPRRETLARYAGLILEYEGVTVKDVCDARAALEVPMVQHLTMNRDPRVITELERIVDREVQMNPGASDQLSDFHAAIARLSGNDTLQIISHMLRHIIEKTNRSMQSAKGKRLEQAVRRSVKTHRMVLNAIRAGDVAEAGELWRRHVQNGDEFVLTASEMSAAVDLLE from the coding sequence ATGCTCATCGGCGGCGAGATAGCCGAGGGAACCATGCTGCCCCCGGAACCGGCACTCATGGAACACTACGGAGTGTCGAGACCGACGCTGCGGGAGGCGTTCCGCGTGTTGGAATCCGAGTCGCTGATCCAGATGTGCCGTGGGAGGAGTGGCGGTGCCCGCGTTACCCGCCCCCGGCGCGAAACCCTGGCGCGCTATGCGGGTCTGATCCTGGAGTACGAAGGGGTCACCGTCAAGGACGTCTGCGACGCCAGGGCCGCGCTTGAGGTGCCGATGGTCCAACATCTGACGATGAACCGCGACCCCCGGGTGATCACCGAACTCGAGCGCATCGTCGATCGTGAAGTGCAAATGAACCCCGGCGCCAGCGACCAACTCAGCGACTTCCACGCCGCGATCGCCCGGTTATCCGGCAACGACACCCTCCAGATCATCAGCCACATGCTGCGCCACATCATCGAGAAGACCAACCGCTCCATGCAAAGCGCCAAAGGGAAGCGCCTCGAGCAGGCGGTCCGTCGGTCAGTCAAGACCCACCGGATGGTGCTGAACGCGATCAGAGCCGGCGACGTCGCGGAAGCCGGTGAACTCTGGCGGCGGCACGTGCAGAACGGCGACGAATTCGTCTTGACGGCATCTGAGATGTCCGCGGCAGTGGACCTTCTCGAATGA